From the Oceanobacillus kimchii X50 genome, the window AGTTGAGCTTCTAATAATGTACCGAAGAAAGTTGATCCACTCATATTTGGATATAAAGCATTAAGATTTGTAACCAACTTCTTTTCGATTGCATAACTGTAATTTAAAATCCCGGAAAAAAACCATTGATCCATTCGAAAATCATTTTCTTGAATAATGGCATGTATTTCTTCTAAATAATTATACGTAAAAGGGGTAATTTCAGTATTCGGAAATTCTTTTGCCACTGCCATTATTTGTTTCACGGAATCAGCAGGTCCAATAACCCCAATTTTTATTTTCACATTATCTACCCCTCTCCAATACTATAAATATTCTCTTGTTCTATAATTCTAGTAAAAGTATCAACAGCAACAGGTAATACCTCTTCCTGAAAATCAAAGGATGGATGATGATGCGGATAATCTAATTTTGTACCAAATAACATATATGTTGCTTCCCCACCATGTTTCAGTACTTCATTCATCATATAGCTCGCATCTTCAGAACCAGAAACCGATGTCTCTGAAATGACGTTTTTTACATAGTTACTTTTTTTACATGCATGTTTAATGTTATTTATTATGGATGAACTACAATCCATTTCCTCTGTTGAACCGACAGTTTTTATTTCACATTCCGTATCGTGCATCGTGGCAGCAGAATTTATTATTCTTTTTGCATGCTCTGTCATATAATTATTTAATTCTTTTGTCTCCCCGCGAACCTCTACTTCCATATAAGCTGCGTCAGGAATAATATTTCTGCCACTACCTGCTTCTAATCTTCCAACATTTACTCTCGTCGTACCTTCACTATGTCTAGGTATACCATATAGATGTATCGAAGCTGATGCCGCAGATAGAAGTGCATTCTTTCCTGTTTCAGGGTTCATACCTGCATGAGACGCATTACCATGATAGCGAACATTTAATTTAGTTGAGGCAAGGAATCCTTTAACAGTTGCAGCAACATTGCCAACAGACATTTCTTTTATTCCAATATGCCCAGCATAAAAGCGATCAACGTTAGCTAACCAGCCTTTTTTTGTCATTGCTAAAGCTCCTCGGCCACCTTCTTCTGCTGGTTGGAATAAGAAGGTGAATTTTCCGACTAATTGGTTTTGATGTTCATAAATATATTTAGCAACCCCTAACCCAATCGTTATATGACCATCATGACCACATGCATGCATCACTCTTGGATTTATGGAGTTAAACGCTTTGCTTGCTGGTATATGAGATTGATGTGTTGATTCATTAATTGGTAATGCGTCTATATCAAATCGAAGAGCAATATGTTTACCCGGCCTACCTGTATCAAAGGTAGCTACTAACCCAGTATTTCCACCTGTCATTTTACGAAGCCAAGATTCCTCAACCCCTTGCTCTTTTGCCTTTTGTTCAAAATGAGTTAATATGTCTTTATTTGGTATACCTACCCTTGCATCAGAATCAAGAGCATCTTTACCAATAAATAACGTATAATCCCATTCCTCTAAAATTTTCCCTATGCGATAAGTAGTTAAATATTCTGTAAATCCTAGTTCTGGATAAGAATGAAACATTCTACGCCATTGAGTTAGTTCTTGATTTAAATTGTGAATATACTTAGACATGATTTGCCTCCTGTTCCAACTCTCGTAAGGCATCTAGCGCTATTTGAACTAACAATTTTGTCCCATTCGGTAGTGCTCGCTCATCAATTTGAAATTTACTGTCATGAAGTGGTGCTTGTTCATATTCATTCTCTATTTGAGTACCTAACCAAACAAAAGCTCCTGGATATTTTTGTAAAAATCTACCGAAATCTTCTCCAGCTAAAGCAGGATTCAAATCTGGTGTTGCAGATTCACCATACACTCGTTGCGCAGACTGGCGAGCAATTCGTGCCCATTTTGGAGTATTAATAGTTGCAGGATATCCTTCTTGATAATCAATTTCAGCCTTCGTACCAAAAGCTTCCGCAATTTGATTAGTAATAGTAAAAAAACGTTCCTTTAATCGCTTTTGAATATGTGGTTGGAATGTTCGAATAGAACCTTGTAACGTAACTGTTTTTGGAATGATATTTGGCACACTTCCGGCTTCTAACATACTAACAGTAACTACAGACGCTTCCATCGGATCTAAATTTCTACTAACGATAGTCTGCAGAGAGGTAATTAAATGACCAGCTGCAATCACAGCATCATTCGTTTGGTGTGGCATACTTGCATGTCCACCTTTACCTTCGATTGTTATCTTGAAACGATCCGAAGCCCCCATCACTTCTTTATCATGCACCCCAATAATTCCAGGCTTTATAGACGGCCATACATGTTGAGCAAATATTACATCTGGCTCATATGTAGAAAATACTCCGCTATCCATCATTGCTTGTGAACCACCTATTGGCGCATCTTCTTCTGCAGGTTGGAATACAAGTAGTATGGTACCTGATAATTCTTTTTGCATTTGTTTTAAAATAAACCCTGCACCTAAAAGCATAGCGGTGTGTGCATCATGTCCACATGCATGCATGATATTTGCTTTTTTTGATTTAAAAGATAAATCTGTTTCCTCTTGAATAGGAAGTGCATCCATATCAGCTCTTAATGCAACGGTTTTTCCAGGCTTTTCTCCCTTTATAATTCCTAACACGCCATATCCAGAAAATCCTACCTCATAGTCAATACCATATTCTTGTAATTTCCGCTGTACAAAAGCAGATGTTTCTTTTTCTTGATGGCTTAATTCCGGATTTTCATGTAAAAATCTTCGATTATTAATAATTTCATCCGTTAAATCTGATAGTTGTTGATCGATATCTCTCATATTTATCCCTCCATTATTAACGGAAAATTTCCTTTAATATTCCTTTTTTGAGAATTATATAGGAAAATCTTAAATTTGTACATATTTATTTGAAAATTAGTTCTTATTATCAATGATGACCTTTTTCGTTTAAAAATAATTACACATGGGAATATCTTTAATAAATTCATAGATTAAAGGAGCTTTGTTTGATGAGATTATATACCGTAACACCAAATGTTGATGCAACTGGCTGGTTTATCAAATTAGAAAATGTAGCACCCGAGGAATTATACGATTCGAAAGATGAAGCAGTTAGTGCTGCCACACAAATGGCAAAGGAAAATACACCTAGTACAGTACAAATATTAGATGGTGATAATAACGTTGAGGACGAGTATCATTATAAAGGGATTTAAATAAAAATTTAAGGAGCTAACCCTAGATGGTTAGCTCTTTCTTGTGCTTTAATTTATTTTTATAAATATTATATATGGAAGTGAGTAATTTCCCCTTACCACCGTTTAGCTCTTGTATATATTAATATAAGGATTTTTTTAAGGGGGGTTATATTTTGAATAATCACTATGATTATAGAAGAAATAATATTTACTATTCTAGATCTAGAAGAAGACATCAATATAATCAGAATGATAGTTATGATTATTATCGACCAGAATTCCATTGTAACTGTAGATATAAGTGTACATGTATTGACCCTTTAACATCTCCTGGACCGACTGGGGCTGGCGGAATTGACGGCTTGATCGGACCGACTGGAGCCACGGGACCTACCGGCGCGGACGGAATCGTCGGTGCTACAGGCCCAACTGGAGCCATGGGACCTACCGGCGCGGATGGAGTGGCAGGAGCTACTGGTCCAATTGGCGTCACTGGACCTACGGGGGCGGACGGAATCAATGGCGCTACTGGCCCGATATAATCCTTAGTTGCTTTTGAGAATGAAAAGTTTCTAGCTTTTGCAAAAGAATCTACCCATTCAAACTCATAAATTTTATCCGTATATTTTCTCGCTATATCCATCGTAGTATCTGTTGATCCAGTATCTACAATTATAATTTCATCACAAAAACGTTTTGCACAAGACAGAATACGTTGCAAAACGTCCTCTTCGTTTTTTACAATCATACATAAACTTATACTGATCATTTCTTACCACCACCAATATTTATTTAAAATATTGTATGATGGAGGGAATCTTACTGATATTATCCTTAAATATTAAAATTTTGCGCAGACATTTTTTCTGCTTCTTCGAGGGATTCTACAACCAACTTTGTCGATTTTACATGTTGCTCAGCTAGTTGCTGATATGTTTGAAATATTTGCTTCATATTTTGATTAATTTCATTGATTTTTTCTGAAAAGTCCATAATACTTTGTCCGGTAGGTGGTTCTTGAATGTCAATATGTAAATTTGCAATTGTTTCATTTAATAAAATAAGTTTTTGCTCAACTTGCGCAATATCTAATTTAATCTCGCTCATCTATGAAAATTGCTCCTCTCGCTTCATCACTTCTAAATCATCCAACCGTAATTCTTGATGTTGAATATCAGATTCTAAACCAGTGACTTCTGAACGTAATGTATCTCTTGCTTTCAAAAGTGTATGTAAAATTTGGTCTAATTGAATCCTTGAAACATGATGATAGCTTTCCCGGATGTTTTCTTCTCGTATAGATTCAAATTGTTCTGCAAAATCTCCTGCCCATGTCGAATGAGTTAATAACGGTTGTTCCCAATGTTTTTTACTTTGGTTATATTCTTGTTGATATAATTTTACGTCACTAATTACTTGTTCTAACCGTTCTAGATCTTCTCTTCTCTGATCCATTTGATAATTTAAGTTATAAATTTGCTCATGAACATTACTCATTTGTAAATCAATTGAATGTAAAGACATTCAAACACACCTCGTTTCAAAATCAGAAAAATCCCATCATATCTTTATATTATAGCGACAAATCTATATCATTCGTAGAGTAGAATAGCACTGTTTTTATTTTAAATTCAAACAAAATTAGTCAAAAAGAACTAAGTATTAAGTATCTATTATAAAAATTATATTGCGAATTGTTAAATGAAAGAAACTGCCCTCAAAGAGAGACAGTTTCTTTCATAATAATTTATTCATCTTTCTTTAGTTTAGCCAATGCGTCAGCTAAAGCATTATTTTTAAATCCTTCATCTTGTTTATTCAAGTATTTTTTCACATCTTTCTTTGACACACGTTGTTTTTTTTCTTTCTCTCTTCTTGCCTGGAAAGTAGATAATTTTTCACGATGCCCACACTTGCAAGTGAATATTTGTCCATCGCCTTCTCCGCGAAGCTCTAATCGTTTATGGCAATTTGGACAGCGAGCATTCGTATACTTAGCAATATTTTTCTTGCCTCCACATGAACGATCCTGGCATACTAATTTTTTTCCGTGTTTATTTTTAATCTCTAGCATAAGTTTTCCACACTTCGGACATTTAGTTCCAGTCATGTTATCATGCTTGAAAGTTTCATTACTTTGCTTAATTTCTGAAACTGCTTCTTTAGTGTATGATTTAATTTCTTTGATAAACTGGTCTTTCTTTAATTTCCCTTCCGCAATAAGAGATAATTTTTGTTCCCATTCTGCAGTTAACAAAGGAGAGCGCAATTCTTCTGGTGCGAGATCTAAAAGTTGACGGCCCGTTTGTGTTAAATGAATATTTCTTCCTTTTAATTCAATATAGCTATTCATAAATAGTTTCTCAATAATATCTGCACGGGTTGCTACAGTACCTATTCCACCCGTTTCTTTAATTGTATCTACCAATTCTTTTTTATTTGTACCCATATAACGAGTCGGGTTTTCCATTGCTTGCAAAATAGTACCTTCAGTAAAGCGTTCAGGTGGCTTTGTTTCTCCTTCTTTCACCTCAACTTTTAGTGATAATTTGCTACCTTTTGAAATGTTTAATGGTTGTAGCTCGTCTTCCTCATCACTGTGTTTATAAATTTCTTTCCACCCTAGTCTTTTCGTAACTTTACCATTAGCTATAAATTGTTCGCCTGCAATGTCAATGGTAATCGTTGTTTGCTCATATTCCATAGGATCAGACAAAGCTGCCAAAAATCTTTGTACAATTAAGTGATATATCTTTTTTTCCTTCTCATCTAATGCAGTCCAATCAACTGGAACCTCTGTTGGAATAATGGCATGATGATCCGTTACTTTTGAATTGTCTACAATCGATTTACTCAATCGTAATTCTTTTTTCAAAATAGTATTTGCCGTTTTCGCATACTCATCTACACCACATGCCTTTACTCGATCTTTTAGTGTAGGTATGATATCGGTCGATAAATGTCTTGAATCTGTTCGGGGATAAGTTACCAATTTATGCTGTTCGTATAGTTTTTGCATAACAGATAATGTTTGTTTACCTGAAAATTGAAATATTCGGTTTGCATCACGTTGTAAATCCGTTAAATCGTATAGCCCTTGAGCGTGTTTCTTTTTCAGTTTTTTATCTACATGAATGACTGTAGCTTGTTTATTACTTAATTGTTCTTCTAACTTAAATGCGTGTTTTTTTGAAAAGATTCGGTTTTGGTTCTTATCATCTTTCCACAAAAAGCGGTGTCCTTTGTTTGTTTTGGCTTCTAATTGATAGAACTTTTGCGGTTGAAAATTTTTGATTTCTTGTTCTCGTAACGCCACCATTTCCAATGTAGGAGTCTGCACACGTCCACTAGATAATTGAGCATTATGTTTCGTTGTTAATGCTCTTGTAGCATTAAGTCCTACATACCAATCAGCCTCTGAACGTGCTACAGCAGATTGGTATAAATTCCAATAATTCTTTCCAGGCTTCAAATGTTTAAATCCATCTTTTATTGCTTTATCTGTCACGGAACTAATCCAAAGTCGTTTAATCGGTTTTTTTACTCTGGCTTTTTCAATAATCCAACGTGCTACCAACTCACCTTCTCTACCTGCATCTGTAGCGATAACAATATCGGCAACATCTTGACGGTTTAGTTGGGTTTTTACCGACTGGAATTGCTTACTTGTCTTTTTCATTACCACAAGCTTCAAGTGGTCTGGAAGCATAGGTAAATCTTCCATACGCCATGTTTTATATTTACTGTCATACATATCTGGATCTGCCAATGTTACTAAGTGTCCTAAAGCCCACGTTACAATATACTTTGATCCCTCTAAGTATCCATTTCCTTTTTTATGGCATCCGAGTACTTTCGCTATATCTCGACCAACGGATGGCTTTTCTGCTAAAACTACTGTTTTACTCATTTATGACTCCTCATTTCGAAGATTATCTATATTATTTCAATGTTTACTGTAACATATTTTCATCAAACTGTATGGCATGATGCAATCACAACATCCTCTCTATAACCATACTATAAATTACAAAACACCGAGTTTCATTATGAAAGAGGATGTACATCATGCTGATATATGTTGGAATGCTCTTACTTGTTATGGCAGTTAGTTTAGACGGATTAGGCGTCGGTATCACATATGGAATGCGTAAAATAAGAGTTCCATTTGTTGCAATTTTTATAATCATGATTTGTTCAGGATGCATTGTCTATACTTCGATGACAATTGGAGAGATTATAAGTAATCTTTTATCCACAAAAATTACGAGTATGTTAGGTGGTAGTATATTAATTTTCCTTGGGATTTTTTCTTTTATTAATATATTTCGTTCTAAAAATGATTCTACACAATCTCAAGAGATGAATGATTTATCGAGACTGGAAAATCTGAAAACTGTTATGTCAACACCAGATAATGCAGACCTTGATAAATCAGGAGTGATTTCAATTGGCGAAGCATTCTTGTTAGGCTTAGCGCTTGCATTAGATGCTTTTGGTGCTGGAATTGGTGCGGCTATGCTTGGTTACCCACCTTTCATAACAGCAATATTAACTGCTGTTATGAGCGGACTATTCTTAAAATGCGGTATCCAATTAGGCAGTTTTATCTCTAACAATCCGAGACTCCGCAGGCTTTCATTTTTACCACCAGCTATTTTAATAAGTATTGGAATTTTTAATCTAATTGGGTAACAAATAAAAATATCCCAGCAAAGACGAATGAACGTTCTTAACTGGGATATTTCTTTGTTTATTTTAAATCAACGATATAATAAAGCTGATAACTACAATAGCTCCAATGATCATTAATATTGTACGTAACATGACAATCCATCCTTTCATTATGCCTTTGTACGTTACAATACCCAATCATTCAAAAAGAAAAACCTTCTATGTAATTATATTTAGAAGTATAGTTAATGTGATAACACTTACGATCGTTGATATAAAGGTAATACTGGATACTAATTCTGGTTCCGTATCAAATTCAATAGCATACATAGTCGTCGTTGCTGCAGTCGGCATTGCTGAAATGATTATAAGTACTGATGCAATTAATGGATCTACATCAATAATAATAACGAATAACCAAGCAATCAAAGGTGCGATAATCATTTTTAATGATACCGAAGATAAAACAACTTGCCAGTCTAATTTTAAACCGATTAATGACCCTAGTTGCATCCCTAACATAATCATCATAACTGGAATTGCCGCATCACCAACCATTGTTAATGTTGAATGAATAAAATCAGGTATAGTTATCGACACCCAAGAACATACAAATGCGAAAACTGCTGCATATGTAGTTGGCATTTTTAGTACATTTTTTACTGCTTTTTTCATTCCACTCGTACTGCGGGACGCATAATATACACCAAAAAAATTATTCTGTAAGGCTTGAACAACCATTATAAAAATCGCATATGGAACCGCTGCTGGCCCTATACTATATAAAACTACAGGTAATCCATAATTTCCAGAATTCATAAATCCTGTTGCTAGAATGGCTGCACTTTCTTTATTCGAATTCCATCCGAATATTTTTGCTAATAATTTATTTATGAATACCATAATGAAAAATAGCACGAACATATAGATTAATATAATTAGAAAGCCACTATCGAAGGTTGCATCATATAACGTTACAAAGACTAAAGCTGGCGTTAATATGTATAAACTAACTGCGGAAACAGATTTCACATCTAACAATCGAATACGTTGTAATATAAATCCTGATGCAAAAACTGCCATAATCGGCAAAATAACCTCTATAAACAAACTCATTTAAACATCTCCATCTATCATAGTACTCTCATATTAGTTTACCATATACCGTCAAGAGTCAGATAAGATACTCTTGACAAATCGAATAAGTTAATTCATAATGTATTAGTTAAGAAGTAACATTTAGTGATGATCTGGCATTCTGCTATGTTTTAGGGAAGATGCTTATTCACACTGGCGCGACTAAGGGGTCGCAAGGATGTAAGAGCAGGTAGGGCTTACATTGCTTAAGTAGAAACATCAAGTAGGAAAATAACCGCGGTAAATGATATAAAAAATAAGTTTAATCTTAGAATGAAAAAATTATAAAGTGTTACTTTAACTATAAAAGGGTACTCTTTTAAAAAGGGTACCCTTTTTCCAATCCATACATAAAACCAAACGAAGAAAGGATTGTTGTGAATGCAAACAGAATTACCACTAGGCTCAATTGTAACAATGAAAGTATTACGAAAAATAGATACGGGATATGTACTTACTGCATTTGGAGAAGAAGCTTTACTACACAACAAGGAAACAGAAGAACAATTGGAGATTGATCAAGAAGTTGATGTTTTCCTCTATACCGATAAACAAGGGAAGATAATTTCTTCTGCTCGTTTACCATTTATTACAGTTGGTATATATGATTGGGCAGAAGTAGTAGGTGTCATTCCAAGACTAGGTGTATTTGTGTCTATCGGTATCGTGAAAGACATACTTGTATCTAAAGATGACTTACCATTATATAGAGATACGTGGCCAAAATCAGGTGACCGTTTATTCATCACCCTTAAAGTAGATAAAAAAGGTCGCTTATTAGCTGTGCCAGCAGAGGAAGACATTATTGCAAATGAAGTATTTGCTGCTCCCGAAAACATCATTCATGATAAAGTACGTGGGACGGTTTATCATACTGAAAAAGAAGGGGCTGCCTTACTGACGACCGAGGGATATCGGGGATTTATCCATCATACAGAAAGAAAGGAAGAGCCACGAGTCGGACAAGTAGTTGAAGGTAGAGTAATTGCAGTAAAAGAAGATGGTTCTATCAACATTTCTTTGCGACCATTAAAACAAGATAGTCTCGATGAGGACGCGGACTTAATTCTAAAACATTTAAAAGATAATCATGGTACCATTCCGTTCCACGATAAAAGTGAACCAGAAGAAATAAGAGCTACTTTTCAAATTAGTAAAGCTGCCTTTAAACGGGCATTAGGAAGATTACTTAAAGAAGGAAAAGTAAAACAAGAAAATGGACAGACCATTCTATTAGAATAATATGAAGAGGCGCTCGCTATCTTATGAGCGCCTCTTTTCTGTTTTTTCCCGATTCCTGGTCACTCATCTCCTTTATGAATTACCACTTTTACTTTTTTACAGAAATAAGGTAACCCATCTCTATTATGAGTTACCAGTTTGACTTCTTCTCTATATTCTCGGCACTCATTCTCCCACTCCTTACTCAGAACAAAAGCGGAAGCGCCCATTTAGCTAGTTCGTCCCTATTTTTAGGGGTGCTTCGACAAAGGGCGAACTTCCTCTTCCTTTAAGATAAAGGAATCGTGGTGAGGGAAGAGCTGATGATGATTATCACCGCAATGGTATAAGTAAGACTAAGCCTCATAAAGAGCATTCGGCAGTCTTCTTTAACGTATATCAATTTCATGAAGTTTCCTATTTTCTGCGCGCTGTAGCTGGACGGCTATTTCTGTCTACGAAAATATGACGTCCAAATATTTATACTTTCTTACTTTAAAACAAAGAAAAAAGCAGAGTCTGCAATTAAACAGATTCTGCTTTTTTCTTTAGGCTTCTGCGTTCTTATAAGAATCCATTACGGATGAAATTATAAAGCCTAGAGCGGAAGCGAATAAACAAGCGATGCCAAGTCCGCCAAATCCTGCCCCCATAATGTCAACTTTTGGTGCAACTGAAGAGACTAGAATTAATAATAAACCTACTATTGCTAATAAAAAGTTCGGATAGTATCCAGCATGCGATTTTTTAGAAGACATTCTAACTAAGAAAATACTCGCAACTGCTGTTACCGCTGTCAAAATAGCCCCAATCGTAATTACAGATTCGACCATATCTTTCACCTCATCACAAAAATAAATTACTCTAACTCAAGTCTACAATTGAATGTTTAGAAAGTCAATTACAGTACCAATATTGTAGGCAGACAATTTCTCTAATACAATTAATTATATCCATAACAAGGAATCTCATTACCCAATGTCGAAATAAGTTACCATAAAGAAAAGAGGGAGGAAATATAATGCTGACATTTAAAGACTATATATATGAACGTCCGGATATAGAAAAGAGCAAAGATAAATTCCATCAATTGGTGGACGTTTTTAAAAGTGCACCAGATGTGAAACAAGCTAAAAAAGCTATTGATGAAATTAATCAGTTAAGGAATAACCTTTATACAATGTATAATCTCGTATATATTCGTGCTTCTATTGACACAAAGGATGAATATTATCAACAAGAACGGGATCACTTTGACTTAATTGAACCCGAAATACAAGAAATGGTGACAAGCTTCTATAAAGCATTGTTTGAATCACCATTTGAAAAAGATTTACGAAAAGAGTATGGTTCACAACTTTTTGATTTAGCAGCTTGCAAGGTAAAAGCTTTTTCAAAAGAAATTATACCTCTGCTTCAACAAGAAAACAAACTTTCTTCGGAGTACTCTAAGTTAATTGCTTCTGCAGATATCGAATTCAAAGGCAAAACATATACTTTAGCTCAATTAGGTCCTTTTGCACAACATAAAGATCGTAGTGTGCGTAAAGATGCGATGAAGGCAGCTCAGAGTTTCTTTGTTGAAAATGAAGAAGCATTAGATCGGATCTACGATGATTTAGTTAAAGTCCGACATGAAATTGCCCAAAAGCTAGGATATGATAATTTTATTGAAGTTGGGTATCTACGTATGCAGCGAGTAGATTACAATGCAAATATGGTGGAGGTATTCCGACAACAAGTACGTGATGTCATAGTGCCAATAGCTACGAAACTATATAAAAAACAAGCAAAACGAATTGGTGTCGATAAACTGAAAGCATATGACGAAAGCTTTGTGTTTCCTTCTGGCAATGCTACACCTAAAGGATCTCCAGAATGGATTATTGAAAACGGAAAGAAAATGTATCAAGAGTTATCAAAGGAGACAGGTGAGTTCTTTCAATTTATGTTAGATCATGAGCTTATGGATTTAGAAGCAAAGAA encodes:
- a CDS encoding amidohydrolase, whose amino-acid sequence is MSKYIHNLNQELTQWRRMFHSYPELGFTEYLTTYRIGKILEEWDYTLFIGKDALDSDARVGIPNKDILTHFEQKAKEQGVEESWLRKMTGGNTGLVATFDTGRPGKHIALRFDIDALPINESTHQSHIPASKAFNSINPRVMHACGHDGHITIGLGVAKYIYEHQNQLVGKFTFLFQPAEEGGRGALAMTKKGWLANVDRFYAGHIGIKEMSVGNVAATVKGFLASTKLNVRYHGNASHAGMNPETGKNALLSAASASIHLYGIPRHSEGTTRVNVGRLEAGSGRNIIPDAAYMEVEVRGETKELNNYMTEHAKRIINSAATMHDTECEIKTVGSTEEMDCSSSIINNIKHACKKSNYVKNVISETSVSGSEDASYMMNEVLKHGGEATYMLFGTKLDYPHHHPSFDFQEEVLPVAVDTFTRIIEQENIYSIGEG
- a CDS encoding M3 family oligoendopeptidase produces the protein MLTFKDYIYERPDIEKSKDKFHQLVDVFKSAPDVKQAKKAIDEINQLRNNLYTMYNLVYIRASIDTKDEYYQQERDHFDLIEPEIQEMVTSFYKALFESPFEKDLRKEYGSQLFDLAACKVKAFSKEIIPLLQQENKLSSEYSKLIASADIEFKGKTYTLAQLGPFAQHKDRSVRKDAMKAAQSFFVENEEALDRIYDDLVKVRHEIAQKLGYDNFIEVGYLRMQRVDYNANMVEVFRQQVRDVIVPIATKLYKKQAKRIGVDKLKAYDESFVFPSGNATPKGSPEWIIENGKKMYQELSKETGEFFQFMLDHELMDLEAKKGKEAGGYCTFIEDYSSPYIFANFNGTSDDIDVLTHEAGHAFQVYSSRNYSVPEYYFPTSESAEIHSMSMEFFTYPWMKEFFGDEVEKYKYAHLSDALQFIPYGVAVDEFQHLVYENPEWTPIERKQAWKKLEEIYLPHRDYDGIPNLEAGGFWQKQGHIYEDPFYYIDYTLAQICAFQFWKKAQEDNESAWEDYVKLCKLGGSKPFLQLLKEGNLQSPFEEGTVASVVKIIKDYLESIDDNSL
- a CDS encoding DUF5082 family protein, with the translated sequence MSLHSIDLQMSNVHEQIYNLNYQMDQRREDLERLEQVISDVKLYQQEYNQSKKHWEQPLLTHSTWAGDFAEQFESIREENIRESYHHVSRIQLDQILHTLLKARDTLRSEVTGLESDIQHQELRLDDLEVMKREEQFS
- a CDS encoding YwqI/YxiC family protein, yielding MSEIKLDIAQVEQKLILLNETIANLHIDIQEPPTGQSIMDFSEKINEINQNMKQIFQTYQQLAEQHVKSTKLVVESLEEAEKMSAQNFNI
- a CDS encoding DNA topoisomerase III — encoded protein: MSKTVVLAEKPSVGRDIAKVLGCHKKGNGYLEGSKYIVTWALGHLVTLADPDMYDSKYKTWRMEDLPMLPDHLKLVVMKKTSKQFQSVKTQLNRQDVADIVIATDAGREGELVARWIIEKARVKKPIKRLWISSVTDKAIKDGFKHLKPGKNYWNLYQSAVARSEADWYVGLNATRALTTKHNAQLSSGRVQTPTLEMVALREQEIKNFQPQKFYQLEAKTNKGHRFLWKDDKNQNRIFSKKHAFKLEEQLSNKQATVIHVDKKLKKKHAQGLYDLTDLQRDANRIFQFSGKQTLSVMQKLYEQHKLVTYPRTDSRHLSTDIIPTLKDRVKACGVDEYAKTANTILKKELRLSKSIVDNSKVTDHHAIIPTEVPVDWTALDEKEKKIYHLIVQRFLAALSDPMEYEQTTITIDIAGEQFIANGKVTKRLGWKEIYKHSDEEDELQPLNISKGSKLSLKVEVKEGETKPPERFTEGTILQAMENPTRYMGTNKKELVDTIKETGGIGTVATRADIIEKLFMNSYIELKGRNIHLTQTGRQLLDLAPEELRSPLLTAEWEQKLSLIAEGKLKKDQFIKEIKSYTKEAVSEIKQSNETFKHDNMTGTKCPKCGKLMLEIKNKHGKKLVCQDRSCGGKKNIAKYTNARCPNCHKRLELRGEGDGQIFTCKCGHREKLSTFQARREKEKKQRVSKKDVKKYLNKQDEGFKNNALADALAKLKKDE
- the ytaF gene encoding sporulation membrane protein YtaF, with protein sequence MLIYVGMLLLVMAVSLDGLGVGITYGMRKIRVPFVAIFIIMICSGCIVYTSMTIGEIISNLLSTKITSMLGGSILIFLGIFSFINIFRSKNDSTQSQEMNDLSRLENLKTVMSTPDNADLDKSGVISIGEAFLLGLALALDAFGAGIGAAMLGYPPFITAILTAVMSGLFLKCGIQLGSFISNNPRLRRLSFLPPAILISIGIFNLIG
- a CDS encoding DUF2188 domain-containing protein yields the protein MMRLYTVTPNVDATGWFIKLENVAPEELYDSKDEAVSAATQMAKENTPSTVQILDGDNNVEDEYHYKGI
- a CDS encoding AEC family transporter, with product MSLFIEVILPIMAVFASGFILQRIRLLDVKSVSAVSLYILTPALVFVTLYDATFDSGFLIILIYMFVLFFIMVFINKLLAKIFGWNSNKESAAILATGFMNSGNYGLPVVLYSIGPAAVPYAIFIMVVQALQNNFFGVYYASRSTSGMKKAVKNVLKMPTTYAAVFAFVCSWVSITIPDFIHSTLTMVGDAAIPVMMIMLGMQLGSLIGLKLDWQVVLSSVSLKMIIAPLIAWLFVIIIDVDPLIASVLIIISAMPTAATTTMYAIEFDTEPELVSSITFISTIVSVITLTILLNIIT
- a CDS encoding CvfB family protein, which translates into the protein MQTELPLGSIVTMKVLRKIDTGYVLTAFGEEALLHNKETEEQLEIDQEVDVFLYTDKQGKIISSARLPFITVGIYDWAEVVGVIPRLGVFVSIGIVKDILVSKDDLPLYRDTWPKSGDRLFITLKVDKKGRLLAVPAEEDIIANEVFAAPENIIHDKVRGTVYHTEKEGAALLTTEGYRGFIHHTERKEEPRVGQVVEGRVIAVKEDGSINISLRPLKQDSLDEDADLILKHLKDNHGTIPFHDKSEPEEIRATFQISKAAFKRALGRLLKEGKVKQENGQTILLE
- a CDS encoding M20 metallopeptidase family protein; amino-acid sequence: MRDIDQQLSDLTDEIINNRRFLHENPELSHQEKETSAFVQRKLQEYGIDYEVGFSGYGVLGIIKGEKPGKTVALRADMDALPIQEETDLSFKSKKANIMHACGHDAHTAMLLGAGFILKQMQKELSGTILLVFQPAEEDAPIGGSQAMMDSGVFSTYEPDVIFAQHVWPSIKPGIIGVHDKEVMGASDRFKITIEGKGGHASMPHQTNDAVIAAGHLITSLQTIVSRNLDPMEASVVTVSMLEAGSVPNIIPKTVTLQGSIRTFQPHIQKRLKERFFTITNQIAEAFGTKAEIDYQEGYPATINTPKWARIARQSAQRVYGESATPDLNPALAGEDFGRFLQKYPGAFVWLGTQIENEYEQAPLHDSKFQIDERALPNGTKLLVQIALDALRELEQEANHV